The genomic stretch TTACACCAAGTGACGCAAAACCTTCTAAGGTGGTGTGAAATTCGTCTTCTTACCTCGTTGCGGTTTTGTTCGTAAGTTCATAACAACAAGGTCTAGTGCTCACTGCTGACATAGGTATGGCCTGTTTGAAATcctgggaaaattaccaaaataaatcctaaacctattgtaattatgccaatttagtccattttgTCGGCCCACGTCGACGATGGCATggtatattttaataatattttaattatttttgaatcttttgattatttttaataatttttttgtctttttttccccttttgttgaGGCCACCAACcctaaccaaaaagaaaagaaaagacagaaaaaactaaaaaaattaaaatttcaaaaattattaaaatactattaaagaTTTGCTACGTCAACGCTGGCCAGctaaatagattgaattggcacaatttcaaaaggtttataactagtTTGGTAATTTTCCGAAATCCTGTAATGGAAAGCTCTCccatctcttcttcctcgtCTTCACTCTTCACATACTGCGCAGAGCCCATGTTCGAGTTGCAGAGGGTTTGCATGGCATCGCTgttcatgaaaagaaaataacctgGACAATCCAACATACCTAACAACTGTATGACCATGTCCACATCTATGGTCTTAGGTTCTGGTCCAAAGTTTGACTTATGGGTCGTGAATGTTGGGTCCAGAATCAACCTATCAGAAGAGACGAATTTTTTGTTTCCTCAGGTTCTTCTCTTTGACTTATGGATCGCGGTGCATGTTGGGTCCAACACCAATCCATCGAACGAGATGAATTTTGTTTCCTCAGGTCGTTCTCTTGTAATGTCGATGATTTCGCCGGCATCGGTAGGTTTTCTCGTTGTATCTCTCACGGTCCAACTCTATAAAGTATTGGGAAGTGACACTTCTCTCCTGCTACCAGAGGACGCAGCCTTAAACTACAAACCAATCCATTAATATATCTGATTAAATAATGAATTGATCATAGGATAAGAATTCTAAAAATCTCACCATAAGAATGTATACATCACTAATCTCAAATACTAAATCTAACAAATTCCATCTcggacatatatatatatatatatatatatatatatatatatatatacacacacacatgacTCATATCCAAAatctaattataaaaattacatAGATAGCGTTCTCATCCTACTTGCCACTACGTGAAGAATCCGAGGAAGATTTGAGATGAATGGAGTGAGCGATCACATCTCTGTAAATTATGCATATCTCTTCTAAGTAGATTGAACAGATGATGTGTATATTTATAAAACAATACCGTAAGCTTATTTACCCAAATCCAGTATGTTATCTACATACAGTACCAAAATTGAGTTATATCATTTCAACAACCTTTGTACATAACAATATCACATCATCATACCATTGATCAATCTAGTGCTCAATATCCAACCATGCACAAAGGTTAACTAGATCCTCCTTGGCTAGATCTCCGCCTATATCAATCGGTTGCCATGCCCACATGGACACCCTAAAAACAATATACATACTCACAACAGCTCGATGAATTCAGGACAAAGCGACAATGAGCATAAAATCACTTACTCATCCTCTAATTACACACAACTCAAATTCAGATTCCAGTTCACTAACCAAAATAGACAACCTTTCGCAATGCAATTCATCGAGCAGAACACATTTCataaatcaaaattcatgaatcaaCGCAAATATAATTTTTCGCAATTCTTTTCATAAAGAATTTCTCAAACCATTTACACAAATACCAAACTtcaactattttaaaaattttttttttttctcatttcaaatAGCCAAAATGATAGTAAAAGCTCGggataagtgtcaaaaaagtcctaaacctattgcattagtgccaattcagtcatcaatctcttttttgtgccaattcagttctaaaccttttgcgttgatgccaatcaagtcctaaaccttttattggtgctaatttagtcctaaaaggACTATAttgttgctaattcagtcctaaattttttatatttatactaattgagttaattcaatcaattttgacagaaaatctCCGACGtcgacatcgattgtcctacatggcacggctagcgttaacttggacatttttttaatgttattgtaatattttaaataatttttaagcatttttttggtttttttcaaaattatttcttaaaaattatttaaaatataaaaaaattaaaaaaattcacgttagcgccaaccgtgtcacgtaggataattgacatccatgctagtgatttccaatcaaaattgaccgaattgactcaattggcataaatgtaaaatttttaggactaaattggcattattgtaaaaggtttatgactgaattgacactaataaaaggtttaggacttaaatggcactaacacaaaaggtttaggactgaattgacacaaaaaaaggtttatgattaaattggcactaatgcaataggtttaagactttttttacatttttcccgTAAAAGATCGATCCGACTTTGTGCGTCAAATGTGATCCAAAcaccatttttcttttaaaataaatCATACTACTGATAAAAAGTCAGTTGTCACAGTAGTACCCATGAAGAAAAGAGCATTGGACAGCATATTGTAACACAATTTATTATCCAAGTTCTTGAATCAGCAGTACAAGGTGCATTCTCTCCTCTATAACTTTTTGACTTTACCATAAACGAGTGAATGCCATGTGGGAATTTAAAGAAGGGGGGTTAAATCCAATCCATTGATCGGTCACACACAACACGAGATGACGAGGAAAAAAGACGAGCACGGCAGCGGTGGCTGCAGCGGCAGCGACGGAGAAACGTCTCAGTGGCAAGCGCCGTTCGTATGCTTCTCGCGTGAAAGCGGAAGCAGCTCTTTCTCTCTGCATGTTTCCACAGCTCCGACGAACATGTCCTCCAAGGTGTACTTGTACTTAAACCCCAAGTCCAGCAGCTTCTGGGTCGAGAAAGAGACCTTCTCCATCCCCTCATCCATTCCCTCGAACCTGCAAAAACCATCATCACTGTCATTATCATATGATGTCTCTAGGGTTTTGATCTTAGCCGAGCAAATTCCCTTGTCCAGGACTAGTCCTACTCCCGAACACGATTACGTACTCCGTGGGGACATCGTATTCCGGGTATCTCTTCCTGAGCAAATTCGCGACCTCGAGGAGCGAGGCGTCGTGGGAGGAGCAGATGTACCGCCCCTTGGCTTCCGGGTGCTCGAACAAGAAGATGTGGGCTTCGCAGAGATCGTCGGTGTGGACGCAGTGACCTTGCATCATGATGGAGTAATGAGCTTCATTCCCTGGTTCACAAGCGAGAAATTGTGCAAGATGGTCACAAATGAGGAACAAGGATCTGGTGAATAATTCATGGACGTTTCCCACCATGAAAGCTACGTGGGGTTTGAGGTAAATCTTGGGCCGTAACCCCCCAAAAAGGCCTATTCTCACTTGGGCTGGGCTCGGCCCAAAAGAATGACAAGAACATCTTATCCGACAGCTTAATTATGTTTGGCTTTGGCATTTTAGTGTCGATCTTTTCATTTAACGTGAAGTCTTCCTTAATCACTTTACCTCAGGAGTTAGAAtttgtctgaaaaaaaaaaacaaaaaaaaggacatcttccctccttctttttttccttatcaattTACAAAATTTTGTGTCCACTAGTGTTTTGGACCTTACTTGTGATTGGCGATAGGCCGGTGATGAGACTAGGTGGCATCGAAGACATGATGAAGGGGCCCACAACAAGACTTGGTATGATGCTGATGAAGTCAATGTTGTTCTCTTCCGCAAATTTCCAAGCCGCCTTCTCTGCCATCGTCTTTGATACGAAATACATCtgcggggaaaaaaaaaaaaatgacgccTTCTCCTTCATCGAAATCAAATTCACTTTGGAAGACGACGCTATAAACAAGGAAC from Rhodamnia argentea isolate NSW1041297 chromosome 2, ASM2092103v1, whole genome shotgun sequence encodes the following:
- the LOC115738539 gene encoding dihydroflavonol 4-reductase produces the protein MGSEFQVVCVTGAAGFIGSWLVMKLLERGYTVRATVRDPNNMKKVKHLLDLPEAKTRLSLWKADLTEAGSFDEAINGCTGVFHVATPMDFESKDPENEVIKPTVEGVLSIMRACAKAKVRRLVFTSSAGTMDVQPHRKPVYYEDDWSDMDFVLATKMTGWMYFVSKTMAEKAAWKFAEENNIDFISIIPSLVVGPFIMSSMPPSLITGLSPITRNEAHYSIMMQGHCVHTDDLCEAHIFLFEHPEAKGRYICSSHDASLLEVANLLRKRYPEYDVPTEFEGMDEGMEKVSFSTQKLLDLGFKYKYTLEDMFVGAVETCREKELLPLSREKHTNGACH